In Nonomuraea sp. NBC_00507, the following are encoded in one genomic region:
- a CDS encoding carbohydrate ABC transporter permease: MTATATRPAPPRRPHGRPRGISRKTREMWLLMLPALVPVLLFSVGPLLYGIGLAFTDARNTRNHETSFVGLENLWELLSAADFWSSFRIGMIWAVSVTALQFLAALGLALLLNENLRFRGVARVLAVVPWAMPPVVIGLMWRLVYHPDAGILNSLLGTEINWLADFSLALPAIIVVGVWTGMPQTTVVLLAGLQGIPKELYEAGEVDGAGRWRRFWNITLPQLRPVIVAITSLDFVWNINQFGLVYVLTQGGPGGQTRLPMLFAYEEAFRYRFAGYASMLGLAMAIVVLAVLGLYLWRQMREAR, from the coding sequence GTGACGGCGACCGCGACCAGGCCCGCGCCGCCGCGCCGCCCGCACGGGCGGCCCAGGGGGATCTCGCGCAAGACCCGTGAGATGTGGCTGCTCATGCTGCCCGCCCTGGTGCCGGTGCTGCTGTTCAGTGTGGGCCCGCTGCTCTACGGCATCGGCCTGGCCTTCACCGACGCCCGCAACACCCGCAACCACGAGACGAGCTTCGTCGGCCTGGAGAACCTCTGGGAGCTGCTGAGCGCGGCCGACTTCTGGTCCTCCTTCCGCATCGGCATGATCTGGGCCGTCTCGGTGACGGCGCTGCAGTTCCTGGCCGCGCTGGGCCTGGCGCTGCTGCTCAACGAGAACCTGCGGTTCAGGGGCGTGGCCCGGGTGCTGGCGGTGGTGCCGTGGGCGATGCCGCCGGTGGTCATCGGCCTGATGTGGCGGCTCGTCTACCACCCCGACGCGGGCATCCTGAACAGCCTGCTCGGCACCGAGATCAACTGGCTGGCCGACTTCTCGCTCGCACTGCCCGCGATCATCGTGGTCGGCGTCTGGACCGGCATGCCGCAGACCACCGTCGTCCTGCTGGCCGGCCTGCAGGGCATACCCAAGGAGCTGTACGAGGCCGGCGAGGTGGACGGCGCCGGCCGCTGGCGGCGGTTCTGGAACATCACGCTGCCGCAGCTCCGCCCGGTCATCGTGGCCATCACCTCGCTCGACTTCGTGTGGAACATCAACCAGTTCGGCCTGGTCTACGTGCTTACGCAGGGCGGACCCGGCGGCCAGACGCGGCTGCCGATGCTGTTCGCCTACGAGGAGGCGTTCCGCTATCGGTTCGCCGGCTACGCCTCGATGCTGGGCCTGGCCATGGCGATCGTCGTGCTCGCGGTGCTCGGCCTGTATCTGTGGCGCCAGATGAGGGAGGCCCGATGA
- a CDS encoding GntR family transcriptional regulator, giving the protein MIEFYLDAKSGLSPYQQLVQQVRHALRLGILREGDQLPTLKEVVAQLAINANTVLKAYRELEHEGLVAARPGVGTFVTATLTDTSLAAHGPLRLDLQRWLAKARRAGLDDESIEALFMTTFRTTSQEDIA; this is encoded by the coding sequence GTGATCGAGTTCTATCTGGACGCGAAGTCGGGCCTCTCGCCGTATCAGCAGCTCGTCCAGCAAGTACGGCATGCGCTTCGGCTCGGCATCCTGCGCGAGGGCGACCAGCTGCCGACCCTCAAGGAGGTCGTGGCGCAATTGGCGATCAACGCCAACACCGTGCTCAAGGCCTACCGGGAACTCGAGCACGAGGGTCTCGTCGCCGCCCGGCCAGGGGTGGGGACGTTCGTGACGGCGACGCTGACCGACACCTCGCTGGCCGCGCACGGCCCGCTGCGGCTGGACCTGCAGCGCTGGCTGGCCAAGGCCCGCCGGGCCGGTCTCGACGACGAGAGCATCGAGGCCCTGTTCATGACCACCTTTCGGACCACCTCTCAGGAGGACATAGCGTGA
- a CDS encoding LacI family DNA-binding transcriptional regulator: MADGPTINTIAERAGVSIASVSRVLNGLPTRQETVRKVMAAADELGYVRNAVARSLKSRRTHQVAFAMADVGNPAYLAMLREIQPVLKAAGYRLVLHSTDAVVADEIDVLHSLGERYVDGLIMSPLRVTEAHLEMLAAARAPVVIIGSVPEGTRVDNVRADSRTGVKLAIDHLHELGRRRIGMINGPLDTVPGAARGAAYREALGDLGLPYDEDLVQIGDFYRAEGARAVAALLDRVPDVDALMCANDLIALGALDVLRAAGRRVPDNVAVAGMDDTDLAAASWPSLTSVSLGSAERGKAAAELLLDRLQGGDREPRVVTVPPRLVIRASSRPEEGDAA, translated from the coding sequence TTGGCCGACGGACCCACGATCAACACGATCGCCGAGCGTGCCGGAGTCTCGATCGCCTCCGTCTCGCGGGTGCTGAACGGCCTGCCGACCAGGCAGGAGACGGTGCGCAAGGTGATGGCGGCCGCCGACGAGCTCGGCTACGTGCGCAACGCCGTGGCCAGGTCGCTCAAGTCCCGCCGCACCCACCAGGTGGCCTTCGCCATGGCCGACGTGGGCAACCCCGCCTACCTGGCGATGCTGCGCGAGATCCAGCCGGTGCTCAAGGCCGCCGGATACCGGCTCGTGCTGCACTCCACCGACGCCGTCGTGGCCGACGAGATCGACGTGCTGCACAGCCTGGGCGAGCGGTACGTGGACGGCCTCATCATGAGCCCGCTGCGGGTCACCGAGGCCCACCTGGAGATGCTGGCCGCCGCCAGGGCCCCCGTCGTGATCATCGGCTCGGTGCCGGAGGGCACGCGGGTGGACAACGTACGGGCCGACTCGCGCACCGGCGTCAAGCTCGCCATCGACCATCTGCACGAGCTCGGCCGCCGCCGCATCGGCATGATCAACGGCCCGCTCGACACGGTGCCCGGGGCCGCCCGCGGGGCCGCGTACCGGGAGGCGCTCGGCGACCTCGGCCTGCCCTACGACGAGGACCTCGTGCAGATCGGCGACTTCTACCGCGCGGAGGGCGCCCGCGCGGTGGCGGCGCTGCTCGACCGGGTCCCCGACGTGGACGCGCTGATGTGCGCCAACGACCTGATCGCCCTCGGCGCGCTGGACGTGCTGCGGGCCGCGGGCCGCCGGGTGCCGGACAACGTGGCGGTGGCCGGCATGGACGACACCGACCTGGCGGCCGCTTCCTGGCCGTCGCTGACCAGCGTGTCGCTCGGCTCGGCCGAGCGCGGCAAGGCGGCCGCCGAGCTGCTGCTCGACCGGCTGCAGGGCGGCGACCGCGAGCCCAGGGTGGTCACCGTGCCGCCCCGCCTCGTCATCCGCGCCTCCTCCCGCCCAGAGGAAGGGGACGCGGCGTGA
- a CDS encoding ABC transporter substrate-binding protein, whose translation MRITSALAAAAIVALAAACGSGGGGGSSSSSAPSEPVKINFLSLAWQKESVAANKQLVDEWNKANPTIQVTYVQGSWDNVNDQLVTQFAGGTAPDVIHNDSPALSGFATDGYLLDLKDKLPAELKSDIPQAAWDTVTFDGGKGEQGVYGVPFLQESQVIIANKKLLEASKVRIPTADNPWTWDEFSAAAKTMTKGDAFGVAWPMKSPVNKTLNLALNYGGTFFQTGADGKTTVKVGPEEREVLQRIHDQLYKDKSADPAALGQGTADPLPAFYKGKFALLPAGVFLRQQVAEQAPDGFEWVTLPGPKGTTAQQGAVSQTLSIAQDSKHPDEAMKFIAFFLNGPNQAKLAKGDWLLPTSQSAAADPAMTTQENGWDVATASAKNLVVAPFLKVNGFDEWKSKVATPVLQEFYANKITIDEAAKRLVDEGNKVLERYQR comes from the coding sequence ATGCGAATCACGTCCGCTCTGGCGGCCGCGGCGATCGTCGCGCTGGCCGCCGCATGCGGCAGCGGAGGCGGCGGCGGATCCTCGTCCTCCTCCGCCCCCAGCGAGCCAGTAAAGATCAATTTCCTCAGCCTGGCGTGGCAGAAGGAATCCGTCGCCGCGAACAAGCAGCTCGTGGACGAATGGAACAAGGCCAACCCCACCATCCAGGTCACCTACGTCCAGGGCAGCTGGGACAACGTCAACGACCAGCTCGTCACCCAGTTCGCCGGCGGCACGGCGCCCGACGTCATCCACAACGACTCGCCCGCGCTGTCCGGTTTCGCCACCGACGGCTACCTGCTGGACCTGAAGGACAAGCTGCCCGCCGAGCTGAAGAGCGACATCCCGCAGGCCGCCTGGGACACCGTCACCTTCGACGGCGGCAAGGGCGAGCAGGGCGTCTACGGCGTGCCGTTCCTGCAGGAGTCGCAGGTCATCATCGCCAACAAGAAGCTGCTCGAGGCCTCCAAGGTCCGCATCCCCACGGCGGACAACCCGTGGACGTGGGACGAGTTCTCCGCGGCCGCCAAGACGATGACCAAGGGCGATGCGTTCGGCGTGGCCTGGCCGATGAAGTCGCCGGTCAACAAGACGCTCAACCTGGCGCTCAACTACGGCGGCACCTTCTTCCAGACCGGCGCCGACGGCAAGACCACGGTCAAGGTCGGGCCCGAGGAGCGTGAGGTGCTCCAGCGCATCCACGACCAGCTCTACAAGGACAAGTCCGCCGACCCGGCCGCGCTCGGCCAGGGCACCGCCGACCCGCTGCCCGCCTTCTACAAGGGCAAGTTCGCCTTGCTGCCGGCCGGCGTGTTCCTCCGTCAGCAGGTCGCCGAGCAGGCGCCGGACGGGTTCGAGTGGGTCACCCTGCCCGGGCCCAAGGGCACCACGGCCCAGCAGGGCGCGGTCTCGCAGACGCTGTCGATCGCGCAGGACAGCAAGCACCCTGACGAGGCCATGAAGTTCATCGCCTTCTTCCTGAACGGCCCCAACCAGGCCAAGCTCGCCAAGGGCGACTGGCTGCTGCCGACCTCCCAGTCGGCCGCCGCCGACCCGGCGATGACCACCCAGGAGAACGGCTGGGACGTGGCCACCGCCTCCGCCAAGAACCTCGTCGTGGCGCCGTTCCTCAAGGTGAACGGGTTCGACGAGTGGAAGAGCAAGGTCGCCACGCCCGTGCTGCAGGAGTTCTACGCCAACAAGATCACCATCGACGAGGCGGCCAAGCGGCTCGTCGACGAGGGCAACAAGGTGCTGGAGCGGTACCAGAGGTGA
- a CDS encoding carbohydrate ABC transporter permease: MRRASQYAALAAYIVFLAFPLVWLLSTALKTPQEMALADPTWIPREPTLANFTDAFGEQDLVGAAVRSLGVALASSVITVLISLPAAYAMARYRGLVNKIAIGWVLVSQVFPFILIIIPLFMILRDLELVNTLPGLVVVHVTFTLPFALWMLQGYVRAVPVELEEAAAVDGATRLRSIIKVVAPLLAPGVVATLLFAFISSWNEFMFALVILQNPDVMTLPLTLVRFTGPEGVARLGPLAAASLMATIPSLIFFAIIQRRLKSGLMAGAVKG; encoded by the coding sequence ATGAGACGCGCGTCGCAGTACGCCGCGCTGGCCGCGTACATCGTCTTCCTGGCCTTTCCGCTGGTCTGGCTGCTGTCCACGGCGCTGAAGACGCCGCAGGAGATGGCGCTGGCCGACCCGACGTGGATCCCGCGCGAGCCGACGCTCGCCAACTTCACCGACGCCTTCGGCGAGCAGGACCTCGTCGGCGCGGCCGTGCGCAGCCTGGGGGTGGCGCTCGCCAGCAGCGTGATCACCGTGCTGATCTCGCTGCCGGCGGCCTACGCCATGGCCCGCTATCGCGGCCTGGTCAACAAGATCGCGATCGGGTGGGTGCTGGTCAGCCAGGTGTTCCCGTTCATCCTGATCATCATCCCGCTCTTCATGATCCTGCGCGATCTGGAGCTGGTGAACACGCTGCCCGGCCTGGTGGTCGTGCACGTGACGTTCACGCTGCCGTTCGCGCTGTGGATGTTGCAGGGGTACGTCCGCGCGGTGCCGGTCGAGCTGGAGGAGGCCGCGGCCGTGGACGGGGCGACCCGGCTGCGCTCCATCATCAAGGTCGTGGCGCCGCTGCTCGCACCAGGCGTGGTGGCCACGCTGCTGTTCGCGTTCATCTCGTCCTGGAACGAGTTCATGTTCGCGCTCGTCATCCTGCAGAACCCCGACGTCATGACGCTCCCGCTCACGCTGGTGAGGTTCACCGGCCCGGAGGGGGTGGCCAGGCTCGGCCCGCTGGCCGCGGCGTCGCTCATGGCGACGATCCCGAGCCTGATCTTCTTCGCAATCATTCAGCGGCGACTGAAGTCCGGCCTGATGGCCGGCGCCGTCAAGGGCTAG
- a CDS encoding ABC transporter permease, which yields MIWLTWRQFRGSAVMMAAVLAILTAALALTGPGLASRYSSGIADCTPDNTCDQFFDRFFDEYQTPFMAVILVVLLLPALVGLFWGAPLITRELEAGTHLLVWNQSVTRGRWLTVKLGLTGLTAVAAACLCGLAVTWWSDPLDKSAAPDWALMTPLVFSARGIAPIGYAAFAFVLGVTVGMLVRRTLPAMALTLAVFAAIQLAMPLLVRPHLIPPVTSTFELGRVNVDNFGISRDANGGGPAHLALDSAVPGHAGAWVLSSNLVDPSGRTIAGSGEEADLQVSTTSGPCAPSAAAGGGDACMAEINRLGYRQQATYQPLERFWPFQWIEIGIYTLLTLGLTWLSFWWIRRRLA from the coding sequence ATGATCTGGCTGACCTGGCGCCAGTTCCGCGGCTCGGCCGTCATGATGGCCGCCGTCCTCGCCATCCTCACCGCCGCCCTGGCCCTGACCGGCCCCGGCCTGGCCTCCCGCTACTCCTCCGGGATCGCCGACTGCACCCCGGACAACACCTGCGACCAGTTCTTCGACCGCTTCTTCGACGAGTATCAGACCCCGTTCATGGCCGTCATCCTCGTCGTGCTGCTCCTGCCGGCCCTGGTCGGGCTCTTCTGGGGAGCACCATTGATCACCCGCGAGCTGGAGGCGGGCACGCACCTGCTGGTGTGGAACCAGAGCGTCACCCGTGGCCGCTGGCTGACGGTCAAGCTCGGGCTCACCGGCCTGACCGCCGTGGCCGCCGCCTGCCTGTGCGGTCTCGCGGTGACCTGGTGGTCCGATCCTCTGGACAAGTCGGCCGCTCCGGACTGGGCGCTGATGACTCCCCTGGTGTTCAGCGCGCGCGGCATCGCCCCGATAGGGTATGCGGCCTTCGCCTTCGTCCTCGGCGTGACCGTGGGCATGCTGGTCCGCCGCACGCTGCCCGCCATGGCCCTCACCCTGGCCGTCTTCGCCGCGATCCAGCTGGCCATGCCGCTGCTGGTCCGGCCCCACCTGATCCCTCCTGTCACGTCGACCTTCGAGCTCGGCCGGGTGAACGTGGATAACTTCGGCATATCCCGGGACGCGAACGGAGGCGGACCCGCGCACCTCGCCCTGGATTCGGCCGTTCCCGGCCACGCGGGCGCCTGGGTCCTGTCCAGCAACCTGGTCGATCCGTCCGGACGCACGATCGCCGGCAGCGGCGAAGAAGCCGACCTCCAGGTCTCCACCACCTCGGGCCCCTGCGCGCCGTCGGCGGCGGCAGGCGGCGGGGACGCCTGCATGGCCGAGATCAACCGGCTCGGCTACCGGCAGCAGGCGACCTACCAGCCCCTCGAGCGGTTCTGGCCCTTCCAGTGGATCGAGATCGGGATCTACACCCTCCTCACCCTCGGCTTGACCTGGTTGTCCTTCTGGTGGATCCGGAGGCGCCTGGCATGA
- a CDS encoding S41 family peptidase: MTVLRTATAGLALLLAAACTAPTPPRSQASTEASTVCAPPQRPPGAETATTVDVIEQAYFCILGNYYSGATLDARSLLTAGFIALTQELNRNGRDLPEATMPALTGDRKADWTAFEAVYRKTVDQVPDLRDKLAVVTLEAIVAALGDNHARWTHDTKRHPDHYDGDGYGLGLEANVNGPQVDGNPGVALPPLFVTAVQGGAAQAAGVRPGDIIESINGSAPFIDGKSTPAIAALYPRYPEARPVQLRLLRQSTGRRWRVTLKPGLFQRDLAALQVVQSKLLDDGIAYVRVRGFAPDAADRAFKAISRLRTGRTLTGVVLDLRGNGGGSPTEAIRLVSAFVHGKVTAYVCTVDGTCASMRTDDTVELLDLPLVVLTDRSCASACEHVSSAVKDLRIGQVVGTRTAGVISGPAQAYLLSNNTTLGFPARHHLGPNREVIDRIGVPPDHHVPLTPEDAAAGRDPALAKAMTLLQK; the protein is encoded by the coding sequence ATGACCGTTCTCAGGACCGCGACCGCGGGGCTCGCTCTCCTCCTGGCGGCGGCCTGCACGGCGCCGACGCCGCCGCGCAGCCAAGCGAGCACGGAAGCCAGCACGGTCTGCGCGCCGCCCCAGAGACCGCCCGGGGCGGAGACGGCCACCACGGTCGACGTCATCGAGCAGGCGTACTTCTGCATCCTCGGCAACTACTACAGCGGCGCCACGCTGGACGCCCGCTCGCTGCTGACCGCCGGATTCATCGCCCTGACGCAGGAGCTCAACCGCAACGGGCGCGACCTGCCCGAGGCCACCATGCCGGCGCTGACCGGTGACCGGAAAGCCGACTGGACCGCTTTCGAGGCCGTCTACCGCAAGACTGTCGATCAGGTCCCCGACCTCCGCGACAAGCTGGCCGTCGTCACCCTCGAGGCCATCGTGGCCGCCCTCGGCGACAACCACGCCCGCTGGACGCACGACACCAAGCGGCACCCCGACCATTACGACGGCGACGGCTACGGCCTGGGCTTGGAGGCGAACGTCAACGGCCCGCAGGTGGACGGCAACCCCGGCGTCGCCCTCCCTCCGCTGTTCGTCACCGCCGTGCAGGGCGGCGCGGCGCAGGCGGCCGGAGTGCGCCCGGGCGACATCATCGAATCGATCAACGGGTCCGCGCCCTTCATCGACGGGAAATCCACCCCCGCGATCGCCGCCCTCTACCCGCGGTATCCGGAGGCGCGCCCGGTCCAGCTGCGGCTCCTGCGGCAGAGCACCGGCCGTCGCTGGCGTGTCACGCTCAAGCCCGGCCTGTTCCAGCGGGATCTGGCCGCCCTGCAAGTGGTGCAGTCGAAGCTGCTGGACGACGGCATCGCCTACGTACGGGTGCGCGGGTTCGCTCCCGACGCCGCGGACAGGGCTTTCAAGGCGATCTCCAGGCTGCGCACCGGCCGGACCCTCACCGGCGTCGTGCTGGACCTGCGCGGCAACGGCGGCGGCAGCCCCACGGAGGCGATTCGGCTGGTGAGCGCGTTCGTCCATGGCAAGGTCACCGCCTACGTGTGCACCGTGGACGGCACGTGCGCATCCATGCGGACCGACGACACCGTCGAGCTGCTCGACCTGCCGCTGGTGGTGCTCACCGACCGCAGTTGCGCCTCGGCCTGCGAGCACGTCAGCTCCGCGGTCAAGGACCTGCGTATCGGCCAGGTGGTCGGCACCAGAACCGCCGGGGTCATCTCCGGCCCGGCGCAGGCGTACCTGCTGAGCAACAACACCACACTGGGCTTCCCCGCCAGGCACCACCTGGGGCCCAACCGTGAGGTGATCGACCGGATCGGCGTGCCCCCCGACCACCACGTGCCCCTGACTCCGGAGGACGCGGCCGCCGGGCGCGACCCCGCCCTGGCCAAGGCCATGACCTTGCTTCAGAAGTGA
- a CDS encoding ABC transporter ATP-binding protein, which yields MSSVLQAQGLGKKYGKRWALRDCTVDIPAGHVVGLVGPNGAGKTTLLKLASGQLEPTAGGITVLGGRPGGTPAQLARVGFVAQDTPVYAGLTIADHLRLGARLNLRWDAALARERMAQLGLVPTRRAGKLSGGERAQLALTLGLAKRPELLILDEPVASLDPLARREFLQGLMEATVEHAFSVVLSSHLVSDLERVCDFLIVLVDSRVQVAGETDKLLATHHRLTGPRRDPDRLPADQHVVSARHTDRQSTFVVRTDAPIHDPAWTVTQLSLEDLVLAYMDKHTAENRRVALEVQR from the coding sequence GTGAGTTCTGTCCTGCAGGCCCAGGGATTGGGCAAGAAGTACGGCAAGCGCTGGGCGCTGCGCGACTGCACCGTGGACATCCCGGCCGGCCACGTCGTCGGGTTGGTGGGACCCAACGGAGCCGGCAAGACCACGCTGCTGAAGCTGGCGAGCGGCCAGCTCGAACCGACCGCGGGTGGCATCACCGTGCTCGGCGGGCGGCCCGGGGGCACGCCCGCGCAGCTGGCCAGGGTCGGGTTCGTCGCCCAGGACACCCCCGTCTACGCGGGCCTGACCATCGCCGATCACCTGCGGTTGGGTGCACGGCTCAACCTCCGCTGGGACGCCGCCTTAGCGCGGGAACGCATGGCGCAGCTGGGTCTCGTCCCCACCCGACGGGCGGGCAAGCTGTCGGGTGGCGAGCGCGCTCAGCTCGCCCTCACCCTGGGCCTGGCCAAACGGCCCGAGTTGCTGATCCTGGACGAGCCCGTGGCCTCGCTCGACCCGCTGGCCCGCCGGGAGTTCCTGCAAGGGCTGATGGAGGCCACGGTCGAGCACGCGTTCAGCGTGGTGCTCTCCTCCCACCTGGTCTCGGACCTGGAACGGGTCTGCGACTTCCTGATCGTGCTCGTCGACTCCCGCGTCCAGGTCGCCGGGGAGACCGACAAGCTGCTGGCCACCCATCACCGGCTCACCGGCCCGCGCCGCGATCCCGACCGCCTCCCCGCCGACCAGCACGTGGTCTCCGCCCGCCACACCGACCGGCAGAGCACGTTCGTGGTCCGTACCGACGCCCCGATCCACGACCCCGCCTGGACGGTCACCCAGCTCAGCCTGGAGGACCTGGTCCTCGCCTACATGGACAAGCACACCGCCGAGAACCGGCGAGTCGCCCTGGAGGTGCAGCGATGA